The genomic interval AAGTGTTAGACGAGGTGAATAATCGCACCACCGTCCTGATGGGCCACACCCGCTGGCGCACTCGGGGCAGTGAGTCCAACAGCCGCAACAATCACCCCATTCGGGCGGGAAGCATCATCGGAACCCACAACGGCACCATCTACAACGCCGACCAGCTGTTCTGCCGATTCCAACTGCCGCGTTATGCCGAGGTCGACAGCGAGCTGATTTTCCGATTGGCCGACTGCTTTGACTCAGAGCGTGGGTGGAACGATGTAGGCTTCCGCAAAGCCCTGCGCCGCTGTCGCGGGCAAATGAGCGCCGTGTTGGCCTCACGGTTCCGCCCCGGAACCATTACCGTACTCAAAGGGAACAAGCCGCTCACGTTGCGCTACAGCCGCAAGTGTCGGGCGGTGCTCTACGCCTCCGAGGCCGAGTTCATTGATTCTGCGCTCGATGACCGACGAGGCTGGCAGGATCTG from Verrucomicrobia bacterium S94 carries:
- a CDS encoding glucosamine 6-phosphate synthetase → MCGQVGIIFGKKRRRIAEREYLNEVFRRMLLSSERRGPHASGVALLQTDGDFRLFKRPWRAHRAVHDPAFGEVLDEVNNRTTVLMGHTRWRTRGSESNSRNNHPIRAGSIIGTHNGTIYNADQLFCRFQLPRYAEVDSELIFRLADCFDSERGWNDVGFRKALRRCRGQMSAVLASRFRPGTITVLKGNKPLTLRYSRKCRAVLYASEAEFIDSALDDRRGWQDLEIPPLTMLSFNHENQQEWERQPFEFICQERKGTLPQGVIA